From Pseudomonas arsenicoxydans:
CCGCCGCCATGCAGGAAGATGCGCGGTTCGTGCTGAGCAAACTGACCCAGGAAATCCGCATGGTGGGTATGTTTGGCTGCCTGGGGACGATCACTGACTCAAGTACCGCCGGTGACTTCAATGCCAGTCAGATCGCGCCGATCAGTTGGGACAACGCCAACCTAAAGCTGACCCTGGTAACAGCCGATGTCGGTGCTAACGGCGGGATACCCACCTGGACGGTGATCTCTGACTGTCGAAACACGGCAACGGCCTACACCGGGCTTCGCGTCCCAGCGTCGGGTTTTCTGGCGTTTCCGATTCGACGGCAGATCTACAGCTTCAGCAACAACAAAATAATGATGGGCTCCGGCTCGGGCACGCCGACCCAGTTCGTGTTGGTGGACAATGTCAGTGCCTTCAGCGTGAGCTTTGGCCTCGCCAGTTCAGCCACGGATGCGGCCGCCTCCAGTTACAGCAGCAACCCGGCCGATCCCGCACGCATTCGCAGCGTACGCTTGACCCTGACCCTCACCGACCCGAACAACCGGGTTCGCGATCAGACATTCAACGTGGTTGCCGCCTTGCGCAACAGGTTGCCATGAGGGTGACCGGCATGACTTCTCACACGCAACGCGGCATGGCGCTATTGGTTAGCCTGGTGTTTCTGCTGTTGCTGACGTTGATTGGCCTTTCGTCGATGCAAAACGCCACGCTGCAGGAAAAAATGGCCGGCAGCGTGAGTCTGCGTAACCAGTCATTCCAGGGAGCAGAAGCGGCCTTGCGGGTCGGGGAGAGTGCAGTGCAACTGGACACTTTCTCGTTGCCGATTTGCAGTGGCACCACCCAATGTGCGCCCCCGGCCGAGTCATCAACGGTTTCCGCAGCAGGGCTCAATTCAACTTCCGGGGTGACATGGATTGCTTCCGGCCAGGGCTTTTATGGTGTGCAGAACATCGGCACCACACTCACCGCCGTCAATGTGCCGAGCAATACCTCGGCGACGCTTTACCGGGTGACCGCCGTCGGCATCGCGGGCAGCTCGCGTAGCGTCGTGGAGAGTATTTATGCGAAGTATTAAAAGGCGCGGAGGGCTTTGGCAGCTGTTTTGCGGCGCGGTCCTGGGGCTGTACCTGTTGGCTCCGGCGTACGCGTTCACGCCTTCTGATTCACCGCTGTTAAGTGCGGCGGCGGTGGTACCCAACGTGATGTTGCTGATCGACGATTCAGGCAGCATGAACAGCATCATTTATGCCGCCGGGTTCGATCCGACGGTCACCGGACGAACGCCCGCCAGGCAATGCAATTACTTCTTTGGAGGGTGTTATGGCGGAACCGACATCGTCGGGGATTCGATCTTCCTTTCCAGCCTGCCGCAGTCCGGGTGTTCCGGGGGCGCTTACGCGTTTTACAACAACAGCCCGGCGCCCTTGTGCTTGAAGCTCCCGGACCCGGTCGGCAATGAAAATACCCGCTATACCGACGATTATCTGTCGTACCTGGTGGGCCTTGCCAACGGCAGCAACCGGGATTTCACCAACGGCTCGATCCCCAACGACTACCGCATGAACGTGGCACGAAACGTATCCACGACATTGGTTACCAGTAATCGCGCACTGCGCATCGGCCTTGCGACCTTCAATCCGGTCACCAGCAATAACTCCGGTAATGGCGGCTTCATCGCCCGATCAATCAGCGACCTGTCGCCGGTGAGCGGCAGCGTTACCCAGTCGCAGGCCGATAACAACTACAGCAACCTGATCTCCTCCATTAACGGATTGAGTGCGGTGGCCAACACGCCACTGGCGGAAACCTACTACGAAATCACCCGGTATTTCCGTGGGATGACTCCGTACTACAACTCGACAGCGACGACTTACACCAGCCCGATTCAATACCGTTGCCAGAAGAACTACGGGGTGGTCATCACCGATGGCTTGCCGACGTATGACCGGACTTTTCCCAGCAATGATCCGCAGGGGCTCAACCGACTTCCAAACTGGGACGGTGTGAACAATGACGGCAACAACCTCAACGGTGATGGTGAAGGCGATACGTTGTATCTGGACGATATTGCCAAGTTCGCCTTCGACATCGACATGCGCTCCACCGGCACTGACGCGGCGGGTAAAAGCTGGAATGCGGTGGATTTCCCGAAACAGAACATGAACACCTACACCGTCGGCTTTACCGCTGCGAACCAGATGTTGTCGGACGCGGCCAACTACGGGCAGGGCAAGTATTACCAGGCGACCGACAGCGCAGGGCTCAACAGCGCGTTGTCCTCGGCGCTGAGCGACATTACGTCCAAGGCCGGCTCCGGTGGCGGTGGCGTCGCCAGCGGCGCCACCCTGGCCAGCAATTCGAGTTACTTCCAGACCAGTTACGACCCCAAGGACTGGCGCGGAACGATCAAATCCTTCGGCTTCACCTCGGCCGGAACGGTAAATACCGCCGCGACGCAGTGGACCACCGACACTACGATCGTTCCCGGCGCCACCGCGCCCACCTACCAGTCCTGGAACACCTTGACCAACGCGCCAGTCACGCTGGCCTACACTAACTTCTCTGCGGCACAGCAGACCACTCTCAGCCAGAGTCTGCCGACGGGTATCACCGGCAGCGATCTGGTGGAATGGAGCAAGGGCACCAACAAAACCGGGCTCAAGGTGCGCAGCGTGCTGCTCGGCGACATCGTCAATTCCCCCCTTGTGCTGGCTTCACCCACGGACAAAACAGCGTCCGACCTGGTGGGTGACACCACCTACAGCACTTACCTGTCCACCAAATCCACCAACATGAGCGCCAGTCTGGTGGTGAACGCCAACGACGGCTTTGTGAATGTCATCAACTCGGCCAATGGTGTCCGGCGTTATGCCTATATGCCGTCCAGTGTGCTGCCATCGTTGCGCTATATCGCCGACCCGACCTACATCAATGGCGTGAGCCACAAGTTTTTGGTCGATGGTCAGGTCGGTGTGTTCGATGCTCAATTCAGCAGCGCCTGGAAAACCCTGGCCATTGGCGGAACCGGGGCGGGCGGCAGGACTTTCTATGCGCTGCAGCTGTTCGACGCGTCACTAGGAAACGTGTTCAAGGGGCTGTGGGAGATCAGTGCGCCCGCCACTGCCACTCCCGCGAACGTATTCAATGATCTGGGTTATGCCTACGCACGACCGGAAGTGGCACGCTTGGCCGACGGTCGCTGGGCGGCATTCATCTCCAACGGTTATGGCAGCAACACCGGGGTGGCCGCGTTGTACGTGGTCGATGTTCGTGACGGCTCATTGATCAAGAAAATCGTGGTCGACAGCGCAGATACCAACGATGGCCTGTCGTCGGTGAAGCTCAGGGTCAATTCGCAGAATGTGGTGCAGGCGGCCTATGGCGGTGACTTGAAAGGGCGGTTATGGAAATTCGACCTGAGCGCGACGGCTCCTGACACCTGGGGCGTGGCCTTTTCCGGCAAGCCGCTGTTCACAACCGCTGGCGGCGCGACCCAGCCGATTACCGTGCAACCTTTGCTGGCGGACAATTCGTTGGGCGGCAAGGAAGTGTTTTTCGGCACCGGCAAATTCAATGAGACTGCCGACAAGACCAACAAGGATTTACAGGCGTTCTACGCCGTGTGGGACGCGGAAGGCGGGTCTGGTCAAATCACCGTGTCCAGTTTGCAGGCTCAAGCCGTGACTGGCGTGTTCTCGGGCAGCTCAGGGCAGTTCATCACCACCAGCCAGAACGATGTGACCTATCCGGCCGAGAAGGGCTGGTACTTGCCACTGGTGTACAACAACGTGCTGACAGGGGAGCGGGTGATCAACCAGGCCAATCTGGTGTTGGGGCGGATCGTCTTCACCACGGCCAGTGTCGACACCACTGATCCTTGTGCCAGCTTCGGCTCCGGCAAACTGGTCGAACTGGATGCGTTCAGCGGTAAGATGCTCAACTACGCGGTGCTCGACACCAATAACGATATGACGGTCGACAGCAACGACATAGTATCCAGCGGGGTGATTATCAACAGTGGTAATCCGGCCCTGAACGCCGTCGTCAATGGTGGGACCCGCAAGGTCGTGAGCAATTCCAGTGGCGGCGTTGACACCCTGGTGGAAAAATCCGGCGGCGGCAGCCGTCGCATCATGTGGCGACAAATACAGTAAGTGAGAGTTGAGGAATGCGCAGATCCAACCGAGGTTTCACCTTGATCGAAATCATGATCGTGATTGCGATCATCGGCATCGTCATCACCATTGCCGCCCCGAGCCTCACCGAGTACGTTAAAAAAGGCCGTCGAACGGAGGTGGCCGGGCTGCTTTCCGAACAGGCGCAGATCCTTGAGCGTTTCTACTCGAAGAACAATGTCTACACCGGTATCACCGGGCTGAGCACCGGCAATGACTTCTATACCATCACCCCGACGCTGACCGATCAGACCTTCCTGCTGACGGCTGCGCGCAAGGCGGGCACTGCGATGGCGACCGACAAGTGCGGGGATTTCACCCTCACCAACACCGGCGTCAGAAGCATGGTCAATGCTACCGCTGGGCTAACCACCAAGGATTGCTGGGGCCGCTGAATTTTTCAGGGCGTCTTTTGCGCCCTCTGTCTTTTTTAATGGTTGGATCAGAACATGAGCAGGCAACAGCAAGTGGTGATTGTCGGCGGCGGCGTGATCGGGCTGCTGACGGCATTCAATCTCGCGTCCGAAGTGCAACGTGTCGTGCTGCTGGATCGTTCGAACGTGGGACAAGAATCGTCATGGGCCGGTGGGGGAATTGTTTCGCCACTCTACCCATGGCGCTACAGCCCGGCAGTCACCGCGCTGGCGCATTGGTCGCAGGATTTTTATCCACAGCTCGGTGAGCGATTGTTTGCAGCGACCGGGGTTGATCCTGAAGTGCATACCACCGGCCTGTACTGGCTGGATCTGGATGACGAGGCCGAGGCGCTGGCCTGGGCCAAGCGGGAAAACCGTCCGCTGCGGGCTGTGGATATCTCGGCAGCCCATGATGCCGTGCCGGTTTTGGGCTCCGGGTTTTCTCGGGCGATCTACATGGCCGATGTGGCCAACGTGCGCAATCCCCGGTTGGTGAAGTCGCTGAAGGCCGCCTTGCTGGCGCTGCCGAACGTGACGATTCATGAGCAGTGTGAAGTCAGCGGGTTCATTCGTGACGGCGATAAAGTCGTTGGCGTGCAGACCTCGGCGGGCGCCGTTCATGGCGACGAGGTGGTTCTGACCGCCGGTGCCTGGAGCGGTGACTTGCTCAAGAAACTGGGCCTGGAGCTGCCGGTTGAACCGGTAAAAGGGCAGATGATTCTGTACAAATGCGCGGCGGACTTCCTGCCGAGCATGGTCCTGGCCAAGGGCCGTTATGCGATTCCGCGGCGCGATGGGCACATTTTGATTGGCAGTACGCTGGAACATGAAGGTTTCGACAAGACCCCGACCGACGTTGCGCTGGAAAGCTTGAAGGCATCGGCGGTGGAGTTGATTCCCGCGCTGGCACAGGCCGAAGTGGTCGGGCACTGGGCCGGATTGCGACCGGGTTCGCCGGAGGGCATTCCGTACATTGGCCGAGTGCCGGGGTTCGAAGGGTTGTGGCTCAATTGCGGGCATTACCGAAACGGGTTGGTGCTTGCGCCGGCGTCGTGTCAGTTGTTTGCTGATGTGATGCTGGGCAGGGCACCGATCATTGATCCGGCTCCGTATGCTCCCGTGGGTCGGATCTAGTCCCCCTCAATCCAGGCCCAGTTTTTTGAGCCTGTAGCGCATCGACCGGAATGACAAATTCAACCGCTGAGCCGCCGCCGTGCGGTTCCAGCGGGTTTCCTCCAGTGCCTGGAGGATGAGTTTGCGTTCGACGTTTTCCAGGTAGTCTTCCAGGTTATCGATCTGTGTCAGGTCCGGCACACCGCTCTCTGCGGTGCAGTTACCGTCGGCCAGGCGCAGGTCGCTGGCTTCGATTTGCTGGTTCTCGCACAAGGTATGAGCCCGCTCCAGCATATTCTCCAACTCTCGCACGTTGCCTGGAAAACGGTAGCTTTTCAGCGCGTCCAGGGCTAGCGAGTGGAGTTTTACGGCAGGTTGACCACTGCCGGCGGCCAGACGCTTGAGCACATGGCTGGCCAACAGTTCGATATCGTCACGGCGTTCGCGCAAAGGCGGAACGCGTAGCTCGATCACGTTCAACCGGTAGTACAAGTCCTGGCGAAAGCGTTCAGCGGCGACTTCGGCATCGAGGTCTTTGTGGGTGGCGCACAGGATGCGCACGTCGACGACGGTTTCCTGTTGCCCACCGATGCTGCGAATGGCTTTTTCCTGGATGGCTCGAAGCAGTTTGACCTGCATGGCCAACGGCAAATCAGCGACTTCATCGAGGAACAGGGTGCCTTTATTGGCGGCTTGAAATAACCCGGGCTTGTCTTCGATGGCGCCGCTAAAGCTGCCTTTGCGATGGCCAAAGAATTCGCTTTCCATCAGCTCCGAAGGAATAGCCCCGCAGTTCACCGCAACAAACGGTTGATTGGCTCGCGGGCCTTGTTCATGAATCAGCCGTGCGACCAGTTCCTTGCCGCTGCCGGATTCACCGCTGATGTACACGGGGGCTTGGCTGCGAGCGAGTTTGTCGATTTGTTTGCGCAGGTTGCGCATGGGCAATGAATCACCCAAGAGTCGGCGGTCGATGGCCGTACTGGCACCGCCCGCAGCCGACAATCGCAAGGCACTGCTGACCAGTTCGCGCAGGCGGGTCAGGTCGACCGGTTTGGTCAGAAAGTCGAACGCACCGGCCTTGAGTGCGTTGATCGCCGTTTCCAGGCTGCCATAGGCGGTAATCATCGCCACCGGTACGTGCGGGTAACGCTGCTGGATGAAATGCACCAGCTCAAGGCCGGTGCCATCGGGCAGGCGCATATCGGTCAGGCACAGATCGAATGCCTCCCGGGCTAGCAAGGCTTGGGCTTCGCCAAGGTTACGGGCACTGAAAGTATCGAGTTTCATCCGCCCCAGGGTGATTTCCAGGAGTTCGCGGATATCCGGTTCGTCGTCGACGATCAGGACTTTCGGCTGTGGGCTGATGTTCAACTTTGTTTCCGTCCGTGAGCAAAAGTGATGCGAAAGCATCCGCCGCCTTGGCGTGGTTTGAAGTCTAGGCGGGCCTGGTTGCTTTCGCACAGCTCACGGGACAGATAAAGCCCCAGGCCAGTACCCTGGCTGCTGGTGGTGAAGAACGGTTCGAACAAATGCGTCTGTTGATCCGGCGCCACGCCGGGGCCGTCGTCCACGACTTCGAGCACGGGGAGCTGGCTGTCGGCGTCGACGAACAACTCGAGCCAGACCTGCGCCTGGTCGTGATTCATGGCGCTGTGGCGCCAGGCATTGCGCAACAGGTTGTCGAGAATCTGGGTCAGTTGATTGGGGTCCATCAGGGTATTGAAGTCGCCCGCGCCGATGTGCAGATGGATGTGCTGGCGCTCGTTGGCTCTTTCGCGGGTTTCGGCGACGAAGTGCTCCAGCCACGGCTTCAGATCGAGCCTTTGTGGCACGGCTTGCTGGCGGCGGGACAATTGCAGGACGTTTTCGATAACCCGATTCATTCGTTGAGAGTGGTCTTGGATGATTTGCGTCAGACGCCGGTCCGCGCTGTTCAGTTCCTCAGACTCGCGCAGCAATTGCGCGGCATGACTAATGGCACCCAATGGGTTACGGATTTCATGGGCGATACCGGCGGTCAGACGACCAAGGGCCGCGAGTTTCAGTTGCTGTGCCTGTTGCGAGATCTGGGCGAGGTCTTCGAGAAACACCAGGGTTTGATGGTTCGGAGTTTGGTCCAGGGCAATGAAACTGGGTTGCAGCTCCAGGCCGCTGCTGGCGATCTTCAGGCTTTGCGGTCGCAATGTCGGATTGTTGAGCCATAGCTGAAGGCGCTCGACCAATGCCGGCGAGTAGTCGTCGATCAACTGTCCGTCGAGGTTTTTCTGCCCCAGCAAGGTCAAGGCGCTGTGATTGGCCAGCTGTACCCGCCGTTGGTCGTCCAGCACCAGAATGCCGGTGCGCATGCGTTGCAGGATCAAGGCGTTAAGCGCTTCGAGGCCAACCACTTCACTGGCTCGCTGCTGGGCGAGGTTTTCGCTGACTTCCAGGCGCCGGGTCAGGCCTTGCACCAACAGCGCCGCGGCAAAACACAGCGCACCGAGCGTGCCCACTTGCAGATAATCGCCAGGGCTGGTCGGTTGGCTGAAGCTCAGGAAAAAACTGAAACCGACGATGCCAAGGGCCGCGACGGCGGCTATCAACAGGCCGATACGCCCGCGCAACAGGGTATTGCTGATGGCCACCGACACAATCAGCAGGTTGCCGATGGCGCTGCCGACACCGCCGGCGGCATAGAACAATCCGCACAGCAGCAGGACATCCACCCATGCCAGGGTGAAAAGCTGTGCCGGCCGCCGGGTGTTCTCCCAGAACACCACCAGAAAGATATTCAGTATCAGGTACAACCAGCTGCCGCTGCGCAGCAAGTCGTCCTTGGCGTGGGCCAGCAACTGGTTGTCCATGTTGCTGGAAATCAGCAACACCAACGTGATGCCGACGCTCAATCGATAGAGATGGTAAAGGCGCAGCAGTCGCTGGGCCTGTTTGCTGCCGGGACTGGACGTCTCAGCGGGCACTGGAGTCCGGGCCTTGCTCAAGGTGAGCCTGGCTGCAATACCACTGTTGTTGAAGGCTCAATGCCCGATCACGGGGCAGATGCACGCCGCAATGCGCACAGCGGACCATGGGGGCGGCTTCCAGCTCGGCGGAGGACCTGGGGGCGGAGGCTGTTCCCTTGAACTTGCGCCAGAACCATACCGCGGCGGCAATCAGGGCGATCCAGAACAATAAACGAAGCATGGCGAGCTGCTTTATGGCGAGTGATTAGCCAGTTTAGCCAAGGACATGGCAGCCGCACAGCGTAATAAAAAAGGGAGACTCAAGAGTCTCCCTTTTTGCACAACCCGATGTGTCAGTCGAACACGCCGAAGGTCATGTAGCTGAACCATGAGCGGTCGCTGTTGTTGGCTTCGGAGTCGTGTTCCTCTTCTTCGATCACGTCGCCTTTTTCATTTTTAGGCTTGAGCTCGTTCGGAATCGCGTCCTTGGCATCCTGGAATTGCTTCTGCACGTCCTGGTTGGCGCGGGTTTCGCCCGGCGGCAGGGGCGGACGGGAGTCGATCAGGCCCAGAGTGGCCTTGCTCAGCCAGGACCGGTTGTCGGCTTCGGCGACCGACGGCTTGAACTCACCGTCCACCAGGCTTGGGTGGTTCGGGTAGTTGAGCTTCAGGGTTTCGAGGCTCGTGGCTGCCAGCTCGTCCAGGTGCAGGCGCTGGTAGGCTTCAGTCATGACCGCCAGGCCGTCACCGACCGAAGGGGTTTCCTGGAAGTTTTCCACCACGTAACGACCACGGTTCGCGGCGGCGACGTAGGCCTGACGGGTCAGGTAGTAGTCGGCAACGTGAATTTCGTAGGAGGCCAGCAGGTTGCGCAGGTAGATCATGCGCTGCTTGGCATCCGGCGAGTAACGGCTGTTCGGGAAGCGGCTGGTCAGCTGGGCGAACTCGTTGTAGGAGTCGCGAGCGGCACCCGGGTCACGCTTGGTCATGTCCAGTGGCAGGAAGCGCGCCAGCAGGCCGACGTCCTGATCAAAGGAGGTCAGACCCTTGAGGTAGTAAGCGTAATCCACGTTCGGATGCTGTGGGTGCAGACGAATGAATCGCTCGGCGGCAGACTTCGCCGCTTCAGGCTCGCTGTTCTTGTAGTTGGCGTAGATGAGCTCGAGTTGAGCCTGATCGGCGTAGCGACCGAATGGATAACGCGACTCCAGCGCCTTCAGCTTGGCTGTGGCAGCGGTGTAGCTATTGTTATCCAGATCGTGCTGAGCCTGCTGGTACAGCTCGACCTCGCTCAGGTTTTCGTCTACGACTTCCTTCGATGAGCAAGCAGCGGTCAATGCGAGGATGGCGATCAGCAGCAGGTGTTTCACTTGCATGGCGGCTTGCGTCCCTATGACGGCCGCTGTCTTGGGCGGGGCCGTCCTGTTATGATGAGCGCCCCGTTGAATAGCCTCGGGGCAAAAGACGCCGTATTTAACCACAAGCGCGCAGCCGAAACCAAAAGCTGTGCCGACGCCTAGTCTGAGCATGTCCGATAAAATTGAACTTCGCGCAGAGGTGCCGTCCGAATTGGGCGGCCAACGCCTCGATCAAGTCGCCGCACAATTATTCGCTGAGCACTCGCGCTCGCGCCTTTCCGCCTGGATCAAAGACGGCCGCCTGACTGTGGATGGGGCGGTAATCCGCCCGCGAGACATCGTTCACGGTGGCGCCATTCTTGAACTGACTGCCGAGCAGGAAGCTCAGGGCGAATGGATCGCTCAGGACATCGAGCTGGACATCGTCTATGAAGATGACGACATCCTGGTGATCAACAAGCCTGCGGGCCTGGTTGTGCACCCGGCTGCCGGTCACGCTGACGGCACTTTGCTCAACGCTTTGCTGCACCACGTGCCGGACATTATCAATGTGCCCCGCGCCGGTATCGTGCATCGCCTGGACAAGGACACCACTGGTCTGATGGTGGTGGCCAAGACCATTCAGGCGCAGACACAGCTTGTCACGCAATTGCAGAGCCGCAGCGTAAGCCGGATCTACGAATGCATCGTGATCGGTGTGGTGACCGCCGGTGGCAAGATCAACGCGCCGATCGGTCGTCACGGCCAGCAACGCCAGCGCATGGCGGTAATGGAAGGCGGCAAGCAAGCCGTCAGCCACTACCGTGTGCTCGAGCGTTTCCGCTCCCACACTCACGTGCGGGTGAAGCTGGAAACCGGTCGTACGCACCAGATTCGCGTGCACATGGCGCACATCAACTACCCGTTGGTCGGAGACCCTGCCTACGGCGGTCGCTTCCGCATTCCACCGGCAGCCAGTGTGACCATGGTCGAGTCGTTGAAGGCGTTCCCGCGTCAGGCACTGCATGCGCGGTTCCTGGAACTGGATCATCCGACCACCGGTAAACGCATGAGCTGGGAATCGCCGTTGCCGGACGATTTCGTCTGGTTGCTGACCCTGCTCAAGCAAGACCGCGAGGCGTTCATCGGATGAGTGACTG
This genomic window contains:
- a CDS encoding pilus assembly protein, producing MRSIKRRGGLWQLFCGAVLGLYLLAPAYAFTPSDSPLLSAAAVVPNVMLLIDDSGSMNSIIYAAGFDPTVTGRTPARQCNYFFGGCYGGTDIVGDSIFLSSLPQSGCSGGAYAFYNNSPAPLCLKLPDPVGNENTRYTDDYLSYLVGLANGSNRDFTNGSIPNDYRMNVARNVSTTLVTSNRALRIGLATFNPVTSNNSGNGGFIARSISDLSPVSGSVTQSQADNNYSNLISSINGLSAVANTPLAETYYEITRYFRGMTPYYNSTATTYTSPIQYRCQKNYGVVITDGLPTYDRTFPSNDPQGLNRLPNWDGVNNDGNNLNGDGEGDTLYLDDIAKFAFDIDMRSTGTDAAGKSWNAVDFPKQNMNTYTVGFTAANQMLSDAANYGQGKYYQATDSAGLNSALSSALSDITSKAGSGGGGVASGATLASNSSYFQTSYDPKDWRGTIKSFGFTSAGTVNTAATQWTTDTTIVPGATAPTYQSWNTLTNAPVTLAYTNFSAAQQTTLSQSLPTGITGSDLVEWSKGTNKTGLKVRSVLLGDIVNSPLVLASPTDKTASDLVGDTTYSTYLSTKSTNMSASLVVNANDGFVNVINSANGVRRYAYMPSSVLPSLRYIADPTYINGVSHKFLVDGQVGVFDAQFSSAWKTLAIGGTGAGGRTFYALQLFDASLGNVFKGLWEISAPATATPANVFNDLGYAYARPEVARLADGRWAAFISNGYGSNTGVAALYVVDVRDGSLIKKIVVDSADTNDGLSSVKLRVNSQNVVQAAYGGDLKGRLWKFDLSATAPDTWGVAFSGKPLFTTAGGATQPITVQPLLADNSLGGKEVFFGTGKFNETADKTNKDLQAFYAVWDAEGGSGQITVSSLQAQAVTGVFSGSSGQFITTSQNDVTYPAEKGWYLPLVYNNVLTGERVINQANLVLGRIVFTTASVDTTDPCASFGSGKLVELDAFSGKMLNYAVLDTNNDMTVDSNDIVSSGVIINSGNPALNAVVNGGTRKVVSNSSGGVDTLVEKSGGGSRRIMWRQIQ
- a CDS encoding sensor histidine kinase, producing the protein MPAETSSPGSKQAQRLLRLYHLYRLSVGITLVLLISSNMDNQLLAHAKDDLLRSGSWLYLILNIFLVVFWENTRRPAQLFTLAWVDVLLLCGLFYAAGGVGSAIGNLLIVSVAISNTLLRGRIGLLIAAVAALGIVGFSFFLSFSQPTSPGDYLQVGTLGALCFAAALLVQGLTRRLEVSENLAQQRASEVVGLEALNALILQRMRTGILVLDDQRRVQLANHSALTLLGQKNLDGQLIDDYSPALVERLQLWLNNPTLRPQSLKIASSGLELQPSFIALDQTPNHQTLVFLEDLAQISQQAQQLKLAALGRLTAGIAHEIRNPLGAISHAAQLLRESEELNSADRRLTQIIQDHSQRMNRVIENVLQLSRRQQAVPQRLDLKPWLEHFVAETRERANERQHIHLHIGAGDFNTLMDPNQLTQILDNLLRNAWRHSAMNHDQAQVWLELFVDADSQLPVLEVVDDGPGVAPDQQTHLFEPFFTTSSQGTGLGLYLSRELCESNQARLDFKPRQGGGCFRITFAHGRKQS
- a CDS encoding pilus assembly PilX family protein — encoded protein: MRVTGMTSHTQRGMALLVSLVFLLLLTLIGLSSMQNATLQEKMAGSVSLRNQSFQGAEAALRVGESAVQLDTFSLPICSGTTQCAPPAESSTVSAAGLNSTSGVTWIASGQGFYGVQNIGTTLTAVNVPSNTSATLYRVTAVGIAGSSRSVVESIYAKY
- a CDS encoding type IV pilin protein, whose product is MRRSNRGFTLIEIMIVIAIIGIVITIAAPSLTEYVKKGRRTEVAGLLSEQAQILERFYSKNNVYTGITGLSTGNDFYTITPTLTDQTFLLTAARKAGTAMATDKCGDFTLTNTGVRSMVNATAGLTTKDCWGR
- the rluD gene encoding 23S rRNA pseudouridine(1911/1915/1917) synthase RluD, whose translation is MSDKIELRAEVPSELGGQRLDQVAAQLFAEHSRSRLSAWIKDGRLTVDGAVIRPRDIVHGGAILELTAEQEAQGEWIAQDIELDIVYEDDDILVINKPAGLVVHPAAGHADGTLLNALLHHVPDIINVPRAGIVHRLDKDTTGLMVVAKTIQAQTQLVTQLQSRSVSRIYECIVIGVVTAGGKINAPIGRHGQQRQRMAVMEGGKQAVSHYRVLERFRSHTHVRVKLETGRTHQIRVHMAHINYPLVGDPAYGGRFRIPPAASVTMVESLKAFPRQALHARFLELDHPTTGKRMSWESPLPDDFVWLLTLLKQDREAFIG
- the thiO gene encoding glycine oxidase ThiO, translated to MSRQQQVVIVGGGVIGLLTAFNLASEVQRVVLLDRSNVGQESSWAGGGIVSPLYPWRYSPAVTALAHWSQDFYPQLGERLFAATGVDPEVHTTGLYWLDLDDEAEALAWAKRENRPLRAVDISAAHDAVPVLGSGFSRAIYMADVANVRNPRLVKSLKAALLALPNVTIHEQCEVSGFIRDGDKVVGVQTSAGAVHGDEVVLTAGAWSGDLLKKLGLELPVEPVKGQMILYKCAADFLPSMVLAKGRYAIPRRDGHILIGSTLEHEGFDKTPTDVALESLKASAVELIPALAQAEVVGHWAGLRPGSPEGIPYIGRVPGFEGLWLNCGHYRNGLVLAPASCQLFADVMLGRAPIIDPAPYAPVGRI
- a CDS encoding PP0621 family protein; amino-acid sequence: MLRLLFWIALIAAAVWFWRKFKGTASAPRSSAELEAAPMVRCAHCGVHLPRDRALSLQQQWYCSQAHLEQGPDSSAR
- a CDS encoding PilW family protein, giving the protein MSRSSRGFGLIELLIALALSLIVVLGVAQIFIAAKNTYVSQNTAAAMQEDARFVLSKLTQEIRMVGMFGCLGTITDSSTAGDFNASQIAPISWDNANLKLTLVTADVGANGGIPTWTVISDCRNTATAYTGLRVPASGFLAFPIRRQIYSFSNNKIMMGSGSGTPTQFVLVDNVSAFSVSFGLASSATDAAASSYSSNPADPARIRSVRLTLTLTDPNNRVRDQTFNVVAALRNRLP
- a CDS encoding sigma-54-dependent transcriptional regulator; translation: MSPQPKVLIVDDEPDIRELLEITLGRMKLDTFSARNLGEAQALLAREAFDLCLTDMRLPDGTGLELVHFIQQRYPHVPVAMITAYGSLETAINALKAGAFDFLTKPVDLTRLRELVSSALRLSAAGGASTAIDRRLLGDSLPMRNLRKQIDKLARSQAPVYISGESGSGKELVARLIHEQGPRANQPFVAVNCGAIPSELMESEFFGHRKGSFSGAIEDKPGLFQAANKGTLFLDEVADLPLAMQVKLLRAIQEKAIRSIGGQQETVVDVRILCATHKDLDAEVAAERFRQDLYYRLNVIELRVPPLRERRDDIELLASHVLKRLAAGSGQPAVKLHSLALDALKSYRFPGNVRELENMLERAHTLCENQQIEASDLRLADGNCTAESGVPDLTQIDNLEDYLENVERKLILQALEETRWNRTAAAQRLNLSFRSMRYRLKKLGLD
- a CDS encoding outer membrane protein assembly factor BamD, whose amino-acid sequence is MQVKHLLLIAILALTAACSSKEVVDENLSEVELYQQAQHDLDNNSYTAATAKLKALESRYPFGRYADQAQLELIYANYKNSEPEAAKSAAERFIRLHPQHPNVDYAYYLKGLTSFDQDVGLLARFLPLDMTKRDPGAARDSYNEFAQLTSRFPNSRYSPDAKQRMIYLRNLLASYEIHVADYYLTRQAYVAAANRGRYVVENFQETPSVGDGLAVMTEAYQRLHLDELAATSLETLKLNYPNHPSLVDGEFKPSVAEADNRSWLSKATLGLIDSRPPLPPGETRANQDVQKQFQDAKDAIPNELKPKNEKGDVIEEEEHDSEANNSDRSWFSYMTFGVFD